A single genomic interval of Daucus carota subsp. sativus chromosome 1, DH1 v3.0, whole genome shotgun sequence harbors:
- the LOC108214768 gene encoding protein ACCELERATED CELL DEATH 6-like isoform X2: MDSDLYNVVTCDDVDALKGSDWPNVHEQLTPGNNTVLHLACRHGRTRCVEEILSSHESLLIRINSRGETALHIAARGGHYGAVEALIRKARSSVLKPNNLQKESSTLLQDLIRAPNAELDTALHVAVRYNHNDVVELLAKEDPSYSYPQNKYFETPLYLASVRRYTDSVNIILDNCQSPSFDGPNGRTALHAASMSYGGYVLQEQKSVIQFIVSGDFEMKSSLLSQRDKFGCTPLHLIAERGLFFPELVDALYWRPDWDTVNNKNITIFEALYEKETGALIDEGLVGGTISLDTVGNHWNHWVGRKVVEVERVDEESIKWQRQMVNTHVIVAALITTVALTAGFDMPGGFDGNQGPNQGSAVLSRKTAFKIFMVADTIALLFSISSLFLYFLTAMYDATRVLGPLISAAVVLNVVSITAMMLAFIAGTYAVLAHSSFLRISVCIISSLFFLLVFYVCIKFFRKIYTRYKKVAYAMSD; encoded by the exons ATGGATTCTGACTTGTATAATGTTGTCACCTGTGATGACGTTGATGCTCTAAAGGGGAGTGACTGGCCTAATGTGCACGAACAATTGACACCTGGAAATAATACGGTGCTTCATCTTGCATGCCGACATGGGAGGACAAGATGTGTCGAAGAAATTCTAAGTTCTCATGAATCACTACTAATACGGATCAACTCAAGAGGTGAGACCGCTCTTCACATAGCAGCAAGAGGAGGGCACTATGGTGCAGTTGAAGCACTCATTCGTAAGGCCAGGTCTTCGGTACTAAAACCTAATAATCTCCAAAAGGAATCATCTACGCTCCTGCAAGATCTTATTAGAGCACCCAATGCGGAACTTGACACTGCCTTGCACGTTGCAGTTCGATACAATCACAACGACGTGGTTGAACTGTTAGCAAAAGAAGATCCAAGTTATTCATATCCTCAgaacaagtattttgaaactcCACTCTACCTGGCTTCTGTTAGGCGTTACACCGATTCTGTCAATATTATTCTCGACAATTGTCAATCACCAAGCTTTGATGGTCCCAATGGAAGAACGGCTTTGCATGCTGCATCAATGAGTTATGGCGGATATG TATTACAGGAGCAAAAATCTGTGATTCAATTCATTGTATCTGGAGATTTTGAAATGAAGAGTAGCCTTCTTAGTCAAAGAGACAAGTTTGGATGTACGCCTCTCCATCTAATTGCTGAGCGTGGATTGTTTTTTCCCGAACTTGTGGATGCATTATACTGGAGACCTGACTGGGATACAGTAAACAACAAAAATATCACTATCTTCGAAGCGCTTTATGAAAAAGAAACCGGTGCCCTTATTGACGAG GGGCTAGTTGGAGGGACAATCAGTTTAGACACTGTTGGAAATCATTGGAACCACTGGGTTGGAAGAAAAGTAGTAGAAGTTGAAAGAGTTGACGAGGAAAGCATCAAATGGCAAAGACAAATGGTGAACACTCATGTTATAGTGGCTGCTCTGATAACTACGGTAGCCTTGACAGCAGGATTCGATATGCCAGGTGGCTTTGACGGGAACCAAGGACCGAACCAAGGGTCTGCAGTACTTTCAAGAAAAACTGCCTTTAAGATATTTATGGTAGCTGATACAATCGCCCTCCTGTTCTCCATTTCTTCGCTATTTCTGTACTTCTTGACAGCAATGTATGATGCCACTCGTGTATTAGGACCCCTGATCAGTGCTGCTGTAGTGCTCAACGTTGTTTCCATTACAGCAATGATGCTTGCTTTCATTGCAGGGACTTATGCTGTGCTAGCTCACTCATCCTTTCTGCGGATTAGTGTTTGTATCATCTCTTCTTTATTCTTTCTCCTTGTTTTTTATGTGTGCATTAAATTTTTCAGGAAAAT
- the LOC108214768 gene encoding protein ACCELERATED CELL DEATH 6-like isoform X1: MDSDLYNVVTCDDVDALKGSDWPNVHEQLTPGNNTVLHLACRHGRTRCVEEILSSHESLLIRINSRGETALHIAARGGHYGAVEALIRKARSSVLKPNNLQKESSTLLQDLIRAPNAELDTALHVAVRYNHNDVVELLAKEDPSYSYPQNKYFETPLYLASVRRYTDSVNIILDNCQSPSFDGPNGRTALHAASMSYGGYGCMMRLLENNNDLINVAENNGWTAFHYVAHNDLVRSAKYLLSVNKSVAYLPDKILKRTALHVAAYKGKLEVMKEILNILPDAWESVDGNGHNILHIAVLQEQKSVIQFIVSGDFEMKSSLLSQRDKFGCTPLHLIAERGLFFPELVDALYWRPDWDTVNNKNITIFEALYEKETGALIDEGLVGGTISLDTVGNHWNHWVGRKVVEVERVDEESIKWQRQMVNTHVIVAALITTVALTAGFDMPGGFDGNQGPNQGSAVLSRKTAFKIFMVADTIALLFSISSLFLYFLTAMYDATRVLGPLISAAVVLNVVSITAMMLAFIAGTYAVLAHSSFLRISVCIISSLFFLLVFYVCIKFFRKIYTRYKKVAYAMSD, from the exons ATGGATTCTGACTTGTATAATGTTGTCACCTGTGATGACGTTGATGCTCTAAAGGGGAGTGACTGGCCTAATGTGCACGAACAATTGACACCTGGAAATAATACGGTGCTTCATCTTGCATGCCGACATGGGAGGACAAGATGTGTCGAAGAAATTCTAAGTTCTCATGAATCACTACTAATACGGATCAACTCAAGAGGTGAGACCGCTCTTCACATAGCAGCAAGAGGAGGGCACTATGGTGCAGTTGAAGCACTCATTCGTAAGGCCAGGTCTTCGGTACTAAAACCTAATAATCTCCAAAAGGAATCATCTACGCTCCTGCAAGATCTTATTAGAGCACCCAATGCGGAACTTGACACTGCCTTGCACGTTGCAGTTCGATACAATCACAACGACGTGGTTGAACTGTTAGCAAAAGAAGATCCAAGTTATTCATATCCTCAgaacaagtattttgaaactcCACTCTACCTGGCTTCTGTTAGGCGTTACACCGATTCTGTCAATATTATTCTCGACAATTGTCAATCACCAAGCTTTGATGGTCCCAATGGAAGAACGGCTTTGCATGCTGCATCAATGAGTTATGGCGGATATG GATGTATGATGCGTCTACTGGAAAATAACAATGATCTTATAAACGTAGCAGAGAATAATGGGTGGACGGCATTTCATTATGTTGCACATAATGATCTTGTTAGATCAGCTAAATATTTGTTAAGTGTAAATAAATCTGTTGCCTACCTACCAGATAAAATACTTAAGAGAACAGCTCTCCATGTAGCAGCATATAAAGGAAAATTAGAAGTGATGAAGGAAATTCTGAATATATTGCCAGATGCTTGGGAGAGTGTCGACGGAAATGGTCataatatattgcatattgcaGTATTACAGGAGCAAAAATCTGTGATTCAATTCATTGTATCTGGAGATTTTGAAATGAAGAGTAGCCTTCTTAGTCAAAGAGACAAGTTTGGATGTACGCCTCTCCATCTAATTGCTGAGCGTGGATTGTTTTTTCCCGAACTTGTGGATGCATTATACTGGAGACCTGACTGGGATACAGTAAACAACAAAAATATCACTATCTTCGAAGCGCTTTATGAAAAAGAAACCGGTGCCCTTATTGACGAG GGGCTAGTTGGAGGGACAATCAGTTTAGACACTGTTGGAAATCATTGGAACCACTGGGTTGGAAGAAAAGTAGTAGAAGTTGAAAGAGTTGACGAGGAAAGCATCAAATGGCAAAGACAAATGGTGAACACTCATGTTATAGTGGCTGCTCTGATAACTACGGTAGCCTTGACAGCAGGATTCGATATGCCAGGTGGCTTTGACGGGAACCAAGGACCGAACCAAGGGTCTGCAGTACTTTCAAGAAAAACTGCCTTTAAGATATTTATGGTAGCTGATACAATCGCCCTCCTGTTCTCCATTTCTTCGCTATTTCTGTACTTCTTGACAGCAATGTATGATGCCACTCGTGTATTAGGACCCCTGATCAGTGCTGCTGTAGTGCTCAACGTTGTTTCCATTACAGCAATGATGCTTGCTTTCATTGCAGGGACTTATGCTGTGCTAGCTCACTCATCCTTTCTGCGGATTAGTGTTTGTATCATCTCTTCTTTATTCTTTCTCCTTGTTTTTTATGTGTGCATTAAATTTTTCAGGAAAAT